A DNA window from Equus przewalskii isolate Varuska chromosome 12, EquPr2, whole genome shotgun sequence contains the following coding sequences:
- the MRM2 gene encoding rRNA methyltransferase 2, mitochondrial isoform X2, which produces MAGSLKLLCASLQRQGFHTAGGHYKGRTGAEHLWLTRHLKDPFVKAAKVESYRCRSAFKLLEVNERHQILRPGLRVLDCGAAPGAWSQVAVQRVNAAGTDPGAPVGFVLGVDLLHIFPLEGATFLCPADVTDPRTFQRIRELLPGGRADVILSDMAPNATGIRGLDHDRLISLCLSLLDLAPDTLCPGGTFLCKTWAGSQSHRLQKRLTEEFQNTKTVKPEASRKESSEVYFLATQYRRGKGSVKA; this is translated from the exons ATGGCTGG GTCCTTGAAGCTGCTGTGTGCTTCCCTTCAGCGTCAAGGCTTCCACACTGCCGGGGGTCACTACAAGGGTCGCACCGGCGCTGAGCATCTGTGGCTGACACGGCATTTGAAGGACCCATTTGTGAAGGCTGCGAAGGTGGAGAGTTACCGGTGTCGAAGTGCCTTCAAGCTTCTGGAGGTGAACGAGAGGCACCAGATCCTGCGGCCTGGCCTCCGGGTGTTAGACTGTGGGGCGGCTCCAGGCGCGTGGAGCCAGGTGGCTGTGCAGAGGGTCAACGCCGCAGGCACAG ATCCTGGTGCTCCTGTTGGCTTTGTGCTTGGGGTAGATCTTCTTCACATCTTCCCCCTGGAAGGAGCGACTTTTCTGTGCCCTGCTGATGTGACTGACCCAAGAACCTTCCAGAGAATCCGAGAACTGCTTCCTGGAGGGAGAGCAGATGTAATTCTCAGCGACATGGCACCCAACGCCACAGGGATCCGGGGCCTCGATCACGACAGGCTCATTAGCCTGTGCTTGTCCCTTCTGGACTTGGCTCCAGACACCCTGTGCCCTGGGGGAACGTTCCTTTGTAAAACCTGGGCTGGAAGTCAAAGCCATCGGTTACAGAAGAGACTGACAGAGGAATTCCAGAACACGAAGACTGTGAAACCTGAAGCCAGCAGGAAAGAGTCTTCAGAGGTGTACTTCTTGGCCACACAGTACCGAAGAGGGAAGGGGTCTGTGAAGGCCTGA
- the MRM2 gene encoding rRNA methyltransferase 2, mitochondrial isoform X1 produces MASQSPVIVPSRSLKLLCASLQRQGFHTAGGHYKGRTGAEHLWLTRHLKDPFVKAAKVESYRCRSAFKLLEVNERHQILRPGLRVLDCGAAPGAWSQVAVQRVNAAGTDPGAPVGFVLGVDLLHIFPLEGATFLCPADVTDPRTFQRIRELLPGGRADVILSDMAPNATGIRGLDHDRLISLCLSLLDLAPDTLCPGGTFLCKTWAGSQSHRLQKRLTEEFQNTKTVKPEASRKESSEVYFLATQYRRGKGSVKA; encoded by the exons ATGGCCTCTCAGAGCCCGGTGATTGTTCCTAGCAG GTCCTTGAAGCTGCTGTGTGCTTCCCTTCAGCGTCAAGGCTTCCACACTGCCGGGGGTCACTACAAGGGTCGCACCGGCGCTGAGCATCTGTGGCTGACACGGCATTTGAAGGACCCATTTGTGAAGGCTGCGAAGGTGGAGAGTTACCGGTGTCGAAGTGCCTTCAAGCTTCTGGAGGTGAACGAGAGGCACCAGATCCTGCGGCCTGGCCTCCGGGTGTTAGACTGTGGGGCGGCTCCAGGCGCGTGGAGCCAGGTGGCTGTGCAGAGGGTCAACGCCGCAGGCACAG ATCCTGGTGCTCCTGTTGGCTTTGTGCTTGGGGTAGATCTTCTTCACATCTTCCCCCTGGAAGGAGCGACTTTTCTGTGCCCTGCTGATGTGACTGACCCAAGAACCTTCCAGAGAATCCGAGAACTGCTTCCTGGAGGGAGAGCAGATGTAATTCTCAGCGACATGGCACCCAACGCCACAGGGATCCGGGGCCTCGATCACGACAGGCTCATTAGCCTGTGCTTGTCCCTTCTGGACTTGGCTCCAGACACCCTGTGCCCTGGGGGAACGTTCCTTTGTAAAACCTGGGCTGGAAGTCAAAGCCATCGGTTACAGAAGAGACTGACAGAGGAATTCCAGAACACGAAGACTGTGAAACCTGAAGCCAGCAGGAAAGAGTCTTCAGAGGTGTACTTCTTGGCCACACAGTACCGAAGAGGGAAGGGGTCTGTGAAGGCCTGA